The sequence TGGGTGGATTGGGGTATTTCTTTCTCCGATAATTGTTGGTCTCGAATTAGGCATCGTGTACACTACTTTTCTTTGTCTTCCAAAAAACCCAATAAACATAGCGATTTTTGGATTTTTATCGATAAGATTATCAGATAAAATAGTTGGATCTTTTACTAATATTGTATGGGATGCATCACTCGTTGTGCTGTTTTTTTCTTATTGTATGGGATATATCATATTAAAAACTAGTCACAAGAACAGATGCGTATCTCAAAGAGCATAATTAGATGGGTAATATAAAAAATAAAGTGTATAACTCATTTATATTCGTAAGAGAGATATTTGTAGCACCTTTATTGTAGCAGTTGGCCTGTTAACAAAGTTGGTGGCAAAGAAAGTTTGGATCTTTCCTTCCTTAAATTAAACATGATGGAAGTAGTTAAAAAGCTGAAATACAGTTATAGCTAGAATGAGAGAGGCTATTACTAATTTGTTTCAACGTGTACTTGTATTAGCGCCACATACTGATGATGGTGAATTTGGCTGTGGAGGATCTATTGCCCGGTTTATTGAAGAGAAGAAAGAGGTTTTTTATGTGGCTTTTTCTGCAGCCGAAAAATCAGTACCTGAGCAATTTCCGAGTGATATACTAAAAATAGAGGTAAGAGAAGCTACAAAAGTTCTTGGGATAAAGGAAGAAAATCTGATGATCTTGTCTTATCCGGTAAGGGAATTTCCTTTATATAGGCAGGAGATTTTGGAGGATATGATTCAGTTAAATAAGAAATTAAAACCTGACTTAGTTTTTCTTCCCTCTCCTAGTGATACTCATCAGGATCATCAGACTATAGCTTGGGAAGGATTTAGGGCTTTTAAAAAAATAACTATACTCGGCTATGAAGTTCCATGGAATAACTTAACATTTGACACTAATGCGTTTATTTTTTTAAAGAAAGTTCACATTGAAAAGAAAGTTAAAGCTTTAAAGTGTTATAAATCTCAAAAACAAAGAAGCTATGCAACTGAAGAGTTTATAAGATCACTAGCAAGAGTTCGAGGCACACAAATTGGATGCGAATATGCCGAGGTTTTTGAAGTTATTAGATGGGTAATAAAATGATTGTCGCAATCCATCAGCCTAACTTTATACCGTGGTTGGGTTATTTTTATAAAATCTATAAAAGCGATGTGTTTGTTTTCCTTGATAATGTTCAATTTACTAAGAATAGTTTTCAAAATAGAACTAGGGTAAAAGCCTCTCAAGGCCCTATTTGGCTTACCGAGCCCGTACTAACTAAAGGGAGATTTGGACAGCTTACTAACGAAGTTGAGTTTAATAACAGTATCCCTTGGAGAAAAAAACATTTGAGAACGCTGGAAGTAAATTATAAGAAATCGTCCCATTTTGATAATTTTTTTTCAAAATTACAAGAAATCTATTTTAAGAAAGAATGGAAAATGTTAGTCGAGTTCAATATTGAGTTAACAAAATTCGTATGTAGTGAACTT is a genomic window of Caldisericia bacterium containing:
- a CDS encoding PIG-L family deacetylase, coding for MREAITNLFQRVLVLAPHTDDGEFGCGGSIARFIEEKKEVFYVAFSAAEKSVPEQFPSDILKIEVREATKVLGIKEENLMILSYPVREFPLYRQEILEDMIQLNKKLKPDLVFLPSPSDTHQDHQTIAWEGFRAFKKITILGYEVPWNNLTFDTNAFIFLKKVHIEKKVKALKCYKSQKQRSYATEEFIRSLARVRGTQIGCEYAEVFEVIRWVIK
- a CDS encoding WbqC family protein; translated protein: MGNKMIVAIHQPNFIPWLGYFYKIYKSDVFVFLDNVQFTKNSFQNRTRVKASQGPIWLTEPVLTKGRFGQLTNEVEFNNSIPWRKKHLRTLEVNYKKSSHFDNFFSKLQEIYFKKEWKMLVEFNIELTKFVCSELGFKKRFEIASKLGVTGKATELLINICKKLGADVYLSGSGGRKYQREELFRKAGIKVIYSDFKHPIYPQLWGSFEPNLSIIDLLLNCGEQSIDILTGKRIS